CTTGCAAcctggccagcagggggcgccTGAGGCCATGGCCCTGGGTCCTGGCTGTGAGTGTGGACCCACAGGTGTGATGTTAGAACAAATCGCCTTCCCAGAAGCGCTGCTTAGCTCCAAGGGAAAGAGCGCCCCCATCCTGTTCCTGCATCAATACTCTGCGCACAACTCAGCAAAAAGTCCTGGCTCGGCAGTCTTCAGGCCACACCGTCCTCCCACGTCTTCAGATGTGCTTGCTGATGCCAGGTGCAGCGTCCACGCCTGTCATTCTGGGATCTAATGCAGGaagattctcaaaataaaaagggctgggtgtgtggctcagtggtagagcaccctgagttcaatcctcagtactggacagagagagagagagagagagagagagagagagagagatgttatTCATGCAGGAAATCAAATAATGCAGTGGTGGCTTCCTGGTTTGAAGGCAGGGGCTGACATTCCAGGTTCCCATGGTGCGACTCACTCAGGGCTCCAGGCATTTCGAGGATGCCCTGAGTTCAGGTGTTTTCAATGTGATGTGAGCTGTGATCCGTCACTCTGTGTCAGTTAGTCTGAGTGCATAGAGCCACCGGCTTtggcctcttgagttgctgggattacaggtgtgccaccatgctcaggtGCAGCTGGGGTTATTTAGCCTGGATTCAGTTTAGTAAGAAAGTCGGTCCATCTTCTTCCTGATGGGTGATTTTATTACCTCTGGGTATGCTGGTTCCTCTGTGCGGGGTCCTATTCAGCTCCTGTGTCCATCGTGAACTTGGAAACTTGCTTCAGATGTCCTGCTGGGTGGAGTCTGTGtccacctgctgcctgctgcccttCCCGGCAAGGACAGGTGCTTCCTGCACACCTGAGCTCAGGTGTGTGAATGGACTCTGGTGGCAGTACTGTCCCCTCTACGGGAGTCCTTCAAGGCTGCTGTGTGCGTCCTGCCTCCGCCCTGTCTGCCTTGTGCGCGTGGTAACCCTTTCCTTCTCGCCCACAGAGTCTGTAGAAGAGGCAGCACCCAGACTTCCCGATGAACGACCGGAAGGAAGATATGGAAATCACGTCCCACTACCGGCACCTGCTTCGTGAGCTCAACGAGCAGAGGCAGCACGGGGTTCTATGTGACGTGTGCGTGGTGGTGGAGGGAAAGGTCTTCAAGGCCCACAAGAACGTCCTGCTGGGCAGCAGCCGCTACTTCAAGACGCTGTACTGCCAGGTGCAAAAGACGTCCGACCAGGCCACCGTCACCCACCTGGACATCGTCACGGCCCAGGGCTTCAAGGCCATCATCGACTTCATGTACTCGGCCCACCTGGCCCTCACCAGCAGGAACGTCATTGAGGTGATGTCTGCTGCCAGCTTCCTGCAGATGACGGACATCGTGCAGGCCTGCCATGACTTTATCAAGGCCGCGCTGGACATCAGCATCAAGTCGGACGCGGCGGATGAGTTCTCAGAGTTTGAGGTTGGTGCTGCTGCAGGTAGCAGCACAGAGGCACTGATCTCGGCTGTGATGGCTGGCAGGAGCATCTCCCCGTGGCTGGCTCGGCGCACCAGCCCCGCCAACTCCTCCGGAGACTCGGCCATTGCCAGTTGTCACGAGGGGGGCAGCAGCTATGGGAAGGAGGACCAGGAGCCGAAGGCCGACGGCCCCGACGAGGTGTCCTCGCAGTCCCTGTGGCCAGGAGATGTGGGCTACGGGCCTGTGCGCATCAAGGAGGAGCAGGTGTCCCCTTCTCGCTATGGAGGGAGCGAGCTGCCTGCTGCCAAGGACAGCACGGTGCCGAGTTCCCTCTCTGAGCAGGGTGCTGGCGACGGCTGGCAGCCCACCGGCCGGAGGAAGAACCGGAAGAACAAAGAGACTGTGCGGCACATCACGCAGCAGGTGGAGGAGGGCAGCCGTGCTGGCTCCCCCGCGCCCGCCTTCCTCCCCACCCCGGCGTGGCCCTTCGGCAGCCGAGACGCAAGTAAGCCTTTCCTCTGCCACTGGCAGGTTCCACCCCAGTGCCCGGGGCCTTGTGGCTGTGGGTGCAGGGTGCGTTCGCCCCTCACACGGGAGCTTTCTGCGGCCTCTGCCTTTCATAGGCAGCCGGTGTTCCCGCAGGGAACCTAAGTGACGAGACTCAGGCAGGGGCGACTCTGGCTCCGGGAGCCCCTGCCTGTCTGTTCCCATCACATAGCACTGGTGTCACCTGCATATGAGGCCATCCAGCTCAGAGATCCTCCGAGACTGAGGAGCCTGGCTCGAGGGTCTGTAGCTGGAAGAGTTGGGAGGGATCTTGGGGGCCCTTCAGCCCTGCACGCAGTGTGGGTCTGGCTGCTTCCTCTTGTATATGGTGACTGAAGGGGTCACTGGCTGGTCACCAGAGTGCCTGCCGGCCCCCTGGCTCTCCCTAGCTGCCTAGAACAGTGCTGCGGTCCTGAGCCTCCAGCAGGATGAGTGCTTCCTACATAGTCACCAAGTGTGGCTCCCGGCGCCAGACTGACAGGCAGGTGCTGCACTGCCTCAGGACCCTGTGACCTGCGCAGGCTCTCTGCCCTGGTTTCCAGGGCCCTGAAACGACGTGTGGGAGCTGGACCTCAGCCTGCATGGCAGTTGCTGTCCATCTCAGGCCTGCAGACCCTCAGCTCCATGTTCACTGCATGCTGGGGCTGCTCCTGGTGCTGAGCACCTGGAAGTAGCCTTGGCCTCTGCAGCATGCCTCTGAGTGGCAGGTGAGGCTCAGGCTACCCTTCTTCCCAGGCCCCAGCCGAGGTCCAGGCCAAGGAGGGAACTGATGAGAGCAGTGGTGGAGGTCTTTTGGCCACTGCCCACTGGAGTAGGCCTGCCAGG
The Sciurus carolinensis chromosome 2, mSciCar1.2, whole genome shotgun sequence DNA segment above includes these coding regions:
- the Zbtb46 gene encoding zinc finger and BTB domain-containing protein 46 isoform X2, producing the protein MNDRKEDMEITSHYRHLLRELNEQRQHGVLCDVCVVVEGKVFKAHKNVLLGSSRYFKTLYCQVQKTSDQATVTHLDIVTAQGFKAIIDFMYSAHLALTSRNVIEVMSAASFLQMTDIVQACHDFIKAALDISIKSDAADEFSEFEVGAAAGSSTEALISAVMAGRSISPWLARRTSPANSSGDSAIASCHEGGSSYGKEDQEPKADGPDEVSSQSLWPGDVGYGPVRIKEEQVSPSRYGGSELPAAKDSTVPSSLSEQGAGDGWQPTGRRKNRKNKETVRHITQQVEEGSRAGSPAPAFLPTPAWPFGSRDASADLTVTEASSSDSRGERAELYAHVDEGLLGEASCLGPPLTPEKDEALQQASAVAGLRAALMSQSSLLSLKADVLGEDGSLLFEYLPKGAHSLSPDLTPDLLQSLFTEKEPRKVPFAVWSSRCAVGALSSAGPRQVHRLRGPWRRCGNAVAQTSCEQQPGGLRRVWRRFLTVVASAAGVLCSTVSVSP
- the Zbtb46 gene encoding zinc finger and BTB domain-containing protein 46 isoform X1, with product MNDRKEDMEITSHYRHLLRELNEQRQHGVLCDVCVVVEGKVFKAHKNVLLGSSRYFKTLYCQVQKTSDQATVTHLDIVTAQGFKAIIDFMYSAHLALTSRNVIEVMSAASFLQMTDIVQACHDFIKAALDISIKSDAADEFSEFEVGAAAGSSTEALISAVMAGRSISPWLARRTSPANSSGDSAIASCHEGGSSYGKEDQEPKADGPDEVSSQSLWPGDVGYGPVRIKEEQVSPSRYGGSELPAAKDSTVPSSLSEQGAGDGWQPTGRRKNRKNKETVRHITQQVEEGSRAGSPAPAFLPTPAWPFGSRDASADLTVTEASSSDSRGERAELYAHVDEGLLGEASCLGPPLTPEKDEALQQASAVAGLRAALMSQSSLLSLKADVLGEDGSLLFEYLPKGAHSLSLNEFTVIRKKFKCPYCSFSAMHQCILKRHMRSHTGERPYPCEICGKKFTRREHMKRHTLVHSKDKKYVCKVCSRVFMSAASVGIKHGSRRHGVCADCAGRGVAAPLDHGGGEGSPEALFAGDGPYLEDPEDPRGEGEEELGEDEDDDVAKWKDDVGLAPEDALLGDDKEDEDSPQEPRSPTAGPDKDFAWIS